One Puniceicoccaceae bacterium genomic window, AGGTAATGCAGCAGCGTCTTGCAAAGATTCTCTGAGGTCAATCGGGTTTTCCGATACAGCTGAACCTGCTGTTTCAGATGCGCATAGCGCTGAGGATCCATCACCTGTTCCAGGAGGATTTCAAAAGCGTCCCTCCAGCTCTCGCGGGGAATGGGTTCGAGGATGCGATAACTCGCAGGATCCTCAACTGCGGCAGTCGCATCAAAGTCGAAGCGCTTTCCAAAGAGGCTCAAGTAGTGGTCCCCTTCGCTCAACTCAAAGCCTACGGGTTGCTCCATCAGCGGTGCATGGTCGAGGATGAGAGGAACATCAAGCGCAAATCCTTCGGTCGCCTTCCAGGGCAACAGAGCATGAGGCAGTATGTTCACAAACTGAAAGCGGGACGCCGCAATTTTCTGGAAAAACGCGTATTTGTTCACAGAAGGGTAGATCACCAATCCATCTTCCTGTTCTGGCTGACCTTTGCTGGTCAGTCGCGTGAATGCGCGAGTCCTGCTATCCGAAAGATGGCGATGAGTCAGATAACGCACCCAGAAGTGATAGGCATCGGGATTACATCCTGCAGGCAAGTGGTCCAGCAACTCTGTTGCAGCCTGGATGTGGTTTCGATAGACTCCAACAATCTGACACACCTCAAAAGTTTGCCCAAACGCTGCCAAGCGATACAGCCAGCGGGTTCGGTTCAACTGTGCCAGATCGGGTGCAAAAAGGAGAAAGGGTGCAATCTTGTGGCGATGCTCATTCAAGAGTTCTGAATGCAGATACTTGCTGGCAATCCCCCAATGCAGGTTGGCCTTGAAATACACATCACAGCAGTCCAACGCATCGAGGTTCCACAGGAAGGCGTGGTCGGAAAGGTCAAAGAACAGGCGCTTACCATCCCATTCGATCCAGGTCGACAGGTGTTCACGTCCATCAAGATTCAAGCGCTGACAAGAATCTTCGTAGTCCCGTTCGTTCACGCTGTAGCCTTCACGCACAGCCTCGTAGAGGAATTTCAGGAAGGGATAATTCCGTGCCGTGGGTGCCTTGAGTTCAATGTTCATGAATGTATCTGTTGTTTTGCCGCCTATTTGAGTGAAGGGTCAGGAGCTAGAAGTCAGAAAATATGCACATCCTGCTGGTTGCTGTGGTCCTCGAAGAGGGGCTTCCGAGGCGTGTGCAGCGAGCCGTTTTTTAGCGAACAAAGTGAGCGTTGTTTATAGAGTTTCTTTCAAACATCGTTCATCCGGGGGACTCACTAGATGCGCTTCGCGCCCATATGTTCCGCATGCGAAACGGCATATAAAAACAATGAAAAATAGGCCGTCCGGCCACAGCCGGATATCTTACGCCCCGTTGATCGCTTCGGGATGACCCACAAGCCTAACCGTCACACCGCCGGTTTCGCCAGTTCATTCTCAAAGCTGCTTACGCAGGCATTCACTTTTGCCTCCAAATGCTTACTCTGGTAAAAATCATTCACAAGATGTTTTCCTTCTTTGGCAACCTGTTCCAGACGATTCGTATTACTGAGTGCACCAAGGACCTCCCTACGCATTGCCTCAATTGAACATGGCTCAACAAGAAAACAATTCTCGTTATGCCGGAACTGATAACCCGACCGGATGGCCTCCACCAGGCTCAGTAGTACGGGGCGTCCGAGGGACATGGCCAAAAGTGCAGTCGTTACCGCGCCGGAATACGAGTTTGGAAGAATGGGCAACACCACGAGTCGGGATTTCAGAAAACTCGCCCTTACCTCTTCCATGCTTTGATCATACCGAACTTCGACATTGTCAGGGGCATCGGCGAGTATCGCCTGAAATGCTGCAGATGCAATAATCAGGAATGTATGCCCTGGCAACAATGCTGCCACCTCAAGCAGAAGTCGATAGTCCCGATGCGGATCCGCTCCGACCGAAATCACATCCCATTGAGGTTCCTCCATCGGAGGCTGATGGTTGTTTTGCGGCACTGCAATTCCGTAGGTCCAATGCAGCACTGGGATGGTTCCACACTCGTAAGGATTCACCAGCGTATCCAGGCGGTCTCGCTCCCCGGCACCAAAACAGGAGATCAACGATGATTCGCGCAAAGAAGTTCGAAGTCCATGCCGAAGCAATGCATGCATGCGCTCCAATCGCTCCGGCGTGCCGATGGACGTGTAGATCCATGGTATCGACCAAAGTCCCATTACGCGCATCAGGGCGAGCGGAAACCCAACATTTTCGACAGTCGAAAGGATCAAATCTGAACGCCAGATTCTGGGTAGGTTCAGCAGAATCCCAAGCCAGTCACCAGCTGGAAAGCCCAAAAATCTCATCATGCCACGCTGCACCCAATAGTCGAGCTGACGAAAACACCCCCCCAATAGGCCTCGCCTGGGAACTTGAATCCAACCCTCAAGGTTGTTCCACCACCCAATACCGGATCGCACAAGTACCGCATGCCCATGACACAGGTCCCGGTTTGCGACAAGTGATCCGGATTCAGCGATCCATTTGAGTCTTGATTCCGTGCTTTTAAAAAAACTACCAACGCGCAACATGGGTAGGAAGTGGTTTTTTTTCAATCCATCCGCATCGACAGCAAGAAAACTTAGTACAGATAGCGATGCTGCAGTTGGTAGCTTTTCTCACGATTGTTCCAACAGATGATCGGTGCACGATATTGCTTAAGGTTGATCTGATAGTGCAAACTCCGAAGCAACGGTATTCTCCTCGTTTGTCGGTAAATCTGACGATTTCGAATGAAGTGCTCCCGGATTCGTTTTGCCTCTGGACCCAACGCCTGTTTTACCAATTCAACGTCTTCGATGTATTGATTCCTGAATTTTTGACTCCGGTTTGCACCAGTACGATCATGGAAACTACCCAAAACAGCGTCAACCGCCACCAACGGACTGACGTTTGCAAACCGAATCCAAAGATCAAAGTCTGCTGCCAATTGCAAATCGGTGTTAAGCCCTCCCACCTTCTCCCAAAGTGACCGTCTCCAAAACGTCGACTCCTGCTGGATGTGACAGAGACCATGCTCATCACAGGCCCCGGCTTTGATCAGATCTTGTGGATAGTAGTGCAAACGATTGATCGATTTCGGGATGCCATTATAGGAAATAATGGGTCTTCCCGTGATCCAATCTACTTCTGGGAACTTCCTGAACACTTCGTTGACAATTTGAAAGGTCCAGGGAAAATAGCGGTCATCCGAATTCAACCACCCCATTATTTCACCAGAAGTAGAATTCAGGGCATCGCGAATTGCATGATATTGTCCAGCATCGGGTCCTGAATACCACGAGGACAATCTGGACTCACGATTTCGAATCACCTCCACGGTTCCGTCAGTGCTTCCCCCATCAAACACGACATATTCCATCTCAGGATAGGCTTGATCCACCACCGAATCAATGGCCGTACCGATCCCTTCCACGTCATTGTATACGGCAGTAGCGATTGAAAAACTCAGTGCTGGCTCATTCATAGGATGTCGATATCTACGCCCAATACGATCAAGAGGGTATCCGAATCCCCGGCCCTTCATCTGTCCTATTGGAAACCAGCATAGCTGAACCCTTCCCAGTCATTTCTGACAAAAACCAAATCCATTTGCCAGAGCGCTCGATCTCGTTTTCGATTCATGACATCCACAATTCTGACCGGTCGAAAGCCTATCTTCACGATATGATCACAGAATTCCCAGAATTTCAGGGCACTCTTGTTGATCTTGAAATT contains:
- a CDS encoding glycosyltransferase family 2 protein; the protein is MNEPALSFSIATAVYNDVEGIGTAIDSVVDQAYPEMEYVVFDGGSTDGTVEVIRNRESRLSSWYSGPDAGQYHAIRDALNSTSGEIMGWLNSDDRYFPWTFQIVNEVFRKFPEVDWITGRPIISYNGIPKSINRLHYYPQDLIKAGACDEHGLCHIQQESTFWRRSLWEKVGGLNTDLQLAADFDLWIRFANVSPLVAVDAVLGSFHDRTGANRSQKFRNQYIEDVELVKQALGPEAKRIREHFIRNRQIYRQTRRIPLLRSLHYQINLKQYRAPIICWNNREKSYQLQHRYLY